The Streptomyces sp. ALI-76-A nucleotide sequence GCAGACCATTGAAGCTGCTGCTGGTGGCCCGCACCGCGGGCGACTGGTGGCACCAGCTCCAAGCGCAAACCGTGCTGGCTGAGGAACTCCTGGACAGTGCCCCCACCCTCGACCTGCCCCCGCTGGAACCCGACCCGGGCCACTCCCGCACCGACGCCTACCACCAGGCCATCCACGCCTACGCCGCCCAGCTCCCCGACGTCCAGGGCCTGCAGCACCACGACTGGCACGCCATCGCCGCCCACTTCACCCACAGCCCCGCCCCCGCGCCTGACCGGGATCGCGGTGCAGATGGCGGCAGCCGAAGCCTGCCCACCGCGCTGACCCTACACATGAGCGCCCTGGCTGACCTCCTCGACACTGCACCACTCCCCAGCGAGAACCCACCGGTCGGCCCGGCCAAAGCCCGCAACGACACCGCAGTCGAAGACCGGCTGCTCAAGCACGAGGAACGCTACTGGCTCACCAGCAGCACCCACCTGCGCACCGTTTTTCTCGCCCAGACCACGCTCAACGACACTCTTGCCGCGGTGTTCCTCGCCGGAGCCGACACCACCGGGGAGGCGGACGACCTCCTGGCCAGCCTGCCGGCCCTGAAAGACCAGCCCCGCGACCGGCGCAACGCCGTACGCGACTGGATCGCCGCCCTTTACCCTGTTGGGTGCCAAAAGTCCCGCACCTGCGCTGAGCTGGGCGTTCGCCAGACTGTCGTGATCTTCGTCGGGCTGTGTCGCGGTACTCGTGGATGAGTCCGCTGAGGACGTCGTGGCGCTGAATGTGCTGGGCGGGGAAGGGGATGACGTCCGGATCGTCGGCTGGTGCGCGAAGGTGCAGGGCCCGGTGCGGCCTTCCGGAGTTGTAGTGCTCGGCGTATTCGGCGAGGACACGCCGTGCGTGTTGCTCGTTGTAGATCAGCATCCGGTCGGTGCACTCGGCCCGCACGCTGCGGATGAACCTCTCCACGTGGGCGTTCATCCGCGGTGTCTGTGGCGCGCTCTTCAGGATCTCGATGCCGTCGGCGGTGAAGACGGCGTTGAACGCCTGGGTGTAGCGGCTGTCGCGGTCGCGTAGCAGGTAGCGGAAGCCGGCGGCGCGGTCTGCGAGGTTGGCGAGGAGGTTCCTCGAGAGCTGGGTGGCCCAGGCTGCGGTCGGGTGGGCGGTGACGCCGAGGATGTGCACGGTGCGGGTGCCGACCTCCATGACCACGAAGGCGTACAGCCTGGTCAGCGCGGCGGTGTCCACGTGGAAGAAGTCGGCGGCGAGCAGGCCGGAGGCCTGGGCGCGTACGAACTCGCGCCAAGTCGGGGCGCCGCGGCTTCGTCTGGGTGCGGGGCCGAGGCCGGCGCTGCGCAGGATGCGTCGGCTGGTGGAGGCGCCGACGCGGTGGCCCAGGCGCCGCAGCTCGCCCTGGATACGGGTTGAGCCCCAGGTCGGGTTCTCGCGGGCCAGGCGCAGGTTCAGGGCGGTGGGTTCCTCGGAGATCGGCGGGCGGTCGGTCCGTGCGGGTTTCTGCTTCCTCTTCCAGCGCAGTAGCCGCCGGTGCCAGGTGAGCAGGGTGCCGGGTGTGAACAGGCGGTGTCGGCGCAGCCGGGAGGGTAGGTGCCGGACGAGGGCGGCGAGCACTGCGCGGTCCGGCCAGGTGAGGTGTGGTCGGACGCCGAGCTGGCGGCGCAGCACCGCGTTCTCGTGGCGCAGCGCGAGCAGCTCGGCGTCCTTGGTCTGCTGCGAGCGGGAGAGCAGCAGGAGCAGTCCGAGGAGTCGGAGGAAGACCAGGTAGAGCATGCGCTGTGCCATGGGGTCCGGCTTGTCGTGATCGCCCGGAGTTGCAAAGTGCCTGGTCAGATGCTGTACGTCACTTCTGGAACCCTACAGGTCTCGAGCAGCACCCCGACCGCCTTCGCCACCCCGCCCGCCGCCCGCTTCAGCTTCGGCAGGGCCTCCGGGATCGAGGACCCGGTCGCCTTCGAGGAGGACCCGGGCACCTCCAGCCGCCTCCACCCGCTCCAGCGACCGAAGTTCCGCCAGCTGCTCACGTACGCGCGGCCGGGCGACACCGTGCACATCTCCGAGATGTTCCGCCTCGTACGCGGGACCGGGCACATCCTCGACGTGCTCGACGTCCTGCACCGCGAGCAGGTAGCACTGCGCATCCACGACGGCGCGTTCTCCGCGATGGACCTCACCGCCCGCCACCCGCGCACCGGCGAACTGCTGTCCACGGTGAAGTTCACGGTGCAGACCCTCGCCGCCGCCAGCGAACTCCAAGACCATGATCAAGGCATGTTTTATGTGCGTCGCTGACCTGCCGGGAGACCCCGCTCGACCAGTCTAGGCCGCGACCCTCTCCACGAGAACCGCAGCCACTCTTCCATCGAGTCCCAGGCATCGCCCGTGAGGTCGTCCGGCGCGCGGTTCTGGAACTGATGCTCCACCACGACCGTGCCGGTCCCGCTCACGGTGTCCAGTGCGACCGCGGCCGTCATGATGACCTCCGCGAGTTCCTTCGACACGCCCCCGGGTGAGGCGCCCTTCCGCGGGTTGGCGCCGAGCGCTCCGTGAAGGGCCTCCGCGACCTCGCCCAGCTCCTGACTGATCTTGAGCACACGCACCGGCTCCGCCGCACGCCACCCATCCCCTCAAGGCCCCTCCCCCAGACCGGTTCACGGACGCTCCTCGCCCGCCGTTCGGCCCATGAGATCTGCACCGCCCCGCGCTACCGCGCACGACGCCGTGGGCCAAGCCACACCTGATGGCGGCCCGAGGACCGGCACACCGGGATATGACTGGCCGACGAGGACATCGTTCTGCGCTGAGGCCTGGCGGACCCTGCACGACTCGCGGTGTACACGGTCGCTCACAACGCCATCAATGCTGCGAGGCGATCTTTGAAGTTGATCGCACAGCTCGCGGTGAGTCAGATGTGGTGCCGAAATCGCAGCATCCACGCCAGAACCTGTTGCAATCGCAGGAAGATCGCGTAGTCTGGGGATCAAGGCAGCACCCCGATGGTGCTGCCAATCCAGGCAGATGCCAGACCGTAAGACCCACAAGGGTCACGGGCCGAGGGACGGACTCGGTCAGAGCTCGCCGCGCAGGGCGTGGACGCACGAGACATCTCAGCGATGAACGAGAGGTCTCCGATGCTGGCTCCATCGGCACTCGAGCGCCTGTGCGACATGCGCGAGCTGCAGGACGCGAACGACGGTCACTCGATCGCGATCCGTAAGCGGATGACCGATGGCGAGATGCCTGCTGTCCGGGTCGGCGGCAAGCTGAAGACACGCGAGTCGGACCTGCAGCCGCCGGTCATGCCGGTCACCGCTTCCCGCCGCGATGAGCAGGTAGGGGAACAGGCCATAGACGACCTCAATGCATTGGCCGCGAAACTCGTCGCGAGCTGGCCGGAACTCCCCAAGGAGCGCAGGGTCGAGCTTGGTCGCCTCCTGGCTGCCCCTGATACGACTCCTGATGCAACGAAGACGCCCCGGTGAGCCGGGGCGTTTTCGTGTGCACTCAGGTCAGCCCAGGCCGTCTGCGTCGTCGTGCTCTTCGCCGACTGGGAGTGGCCGACGGTCGTCCCCCGGGTCCTCGCTGTAGATGACCGCGGAGACCGCGCTGTCGTAGGCATCGTTGAGGCCGTTGCCGCTTGTGCCGAGCATGTTCTCCCAGTCGATTCCCATGACTACGAGCCTAGACCGTATGGAGAACCGGCGCCTCGCTCGCAAGTTGGCGCGGGTTGCCGCCACTCTGAGTGGCGGTAGAGCCGCAATTGCGGGAGGTGTCGGTCATGTTCGAGCGTACGTATGCCGGACTGGATGTTCACGCCCGTTCCGTCGTCGGAGCCGCGATCGATGGGGTTTCCGGGGAGATCCGGTGGCGGAGGCTGGCGCCGCAGACGGAGGCGGTGGGGGTCATCGAGCAGAATGGCCGCCGTCTCGTCGTTCGCGCCGGTGGTGGGGCGGCTGGGGTGCCTGCGCGGGGTCAGCGTACTGACTGCCTCCGGGCTGGCCGTCGACGTCGGCGACTGGCATCGCTTCACCGGCGCCACCATCAGCTCCTATCTGGTCCTGGTGCCGTCGGATGCCTCCAGATGCCAGCGCCGGGCGCAGGGTCCGATCACCAAAACCGGCAACAGCCACGCCCGCCGGCTACTACTGGTGGAGGCGTCCTGGCACCACCGCAAGCGGTACCGTCCCAGCCGGGAGCTGATGCGCCGCCAGGCCAGTCAGCCGCCCGCCGTCCGGGACCGGGCCGAGCGGGGCAACCGGTGCCTTAACCAGCCGTGGAAGCGATTCGACGCCCGCGACAAACGGCCCACCATCGCCGCTGTGGCCGTCGCCTGCCTCGGCCACCCCGCCGCCGGCGCGGAAGCGGTTGATCTCGGACTGCGCCCTCTGCACGACCCGCAGGTAGCGCGGGTCTTGCAGCATCTCGGCCGAGCGGCGCTGGCTCTCCTCTTGTGTGTTGGGCATGGCCCGCGCCTAGTACTCCAGCAGCGTTTCGCTATCTGGCCTGGTCGGAGGCGTCGCCGGGAGTGTAGTGGCCAGGCGGCGGGCAGGTGGCGGACTCGAGGGAAGACCCCACCAACGAGACCATCGGGGCACTGGCCGAGGCCCGGTGCGGGCAGTGCCCGAACATGAGCGACAGCGACGACACGGCGGACGCAACCTGGGCCCGGGAACTCGACGACCTCTTCCTCCGCATCGGCCACCACTTCGGGCGCGCGGATCTGCGCGCCCGGATGCGTGCCTACGTCCGTGGCCTGCTCGGCCCGGTCGGCCGCAAGAACGGCTGGCAACTGGCCGAGTTCGCCGGACACCGCACCCCCGACGGCCTTCAACGCCTGCTCAACGGGGCCCGCTGGAACGCCGACGACCTCCGGGACGACCTGCAGAGCTACGTCGCCGAACACCTCGGCCAAGACGACGGGGTGCTGATCATCGACGACACCGGCTTTCTCAAGAAGGGCACCACCTCCGCCGGGGTGCAGCGCCAGTACTCCGGCACCGCCGGCCGCACCGAGAACTGCCAGATCGGCGTCTTCGCCGCCTACGCCACCCGCACGGGCCGCGCTCTGGTGGACCGCGAGCTCTACCTTCCCAAATCCTGGACAGGCGACCGCGAACGCTGCCGGGAGGCGAAGATCCCCGACGAACGCGGCTTCGCCACCAAGGGCGACCTGGCCAAACGCCTGGTCCTGCGCGCCTTGGCCTCCCCGCTCCCACTGGCCTGGGTGACGGCGGATGCTGCCTACGGACAGGAGGGACGCTTCTGCCGCCTGCTGGAGCAGTCCGGCCTCGGTTACGTTCTGGCCGTGCCGAAGTCGCAGCAGGTCTTCGGCCCGCGCGCTGATTACCTGTTCGCCCAGGCTCCCGACGAGGCATGGGAGCCACTGTCCTGCGGAGACGGCGCCAAGGGACCGCGTCTCTACGACTGGGCGGCGGTGCAGCTGCATGCGGTGCGGGAGTTCGACTACCAGAAGGGCGAACAGGTCCGCCGACGGTGGGCACTGGCCCGCCGCAGCCGCAGCAAGCCCGAGGAGATCGCCTACTACCTGGCCTACGCTCCGATGGAGGCTGAGATCGTCGATCTGGTGCGGATCGCCGGGACGCGCTGGCAGATCGAGGAATGCTTCCAGGCCGCGAAGAACGAGTGCGGCCTGGATCAGTACGAAGTCCGCCGATACGTCGGCTGGTACCGGCACATCACCCTGGCGATGCTCGCCCACGCCTACCTCGCCGCGATGACGGCCGACGCGGCGGCAAAGGGGGGTGCAGAAACGGTTCCGGCACCCCGGGCCTGGCCCCGCTCACCGTGGCAGAGGTCCGCCGACTCCTGGCACCTCGCCTCATCCCACACCACCTCCACGGCCCGTCGCTTCGCCGGCACGCTCTGAACTGGTCGCGCTGGCGCCGACAGCACCAGGCGATCGCCCGGCACTGCCACTACCGACGCAGGGGAGCCTCGTTGGTGGGGTCTTCCCTCGAGTCCGCCACCTGCCCGCCGCCTGGCCACTACACTCCCGGCGACGCCTCCGACCAGGCCAGATAGCGAAACGCTGCTGGAGTACTAGGCGGTTTCGTTTGGATCAGCGGGCGGACCAGAGGAAGATGCCCGCGACGTGAAGTCCGGCGAGGTAGATGGTCGCGGTCTTCTCGTAGCGGGTGGCGATGCCGCGCCACTGCTTCAGGCGGTTGATACACCGCTCGACGGTATTGCGTTGCTTGTATGCCTCGCGGTCGAAGGCAGGTGGTCTGCCGCCCGCCTGTCCGCGCTGCCGCCGGTTGGCCTGCTGGTCGGCCCGTTCCGGGATTACCGCACGGATGCCACGTCTGCGCAGGTGGTCGCGGATCGCGCGGGAGGAGTACGCCTTGTCAGCCAGGACCAGGTCCGGCCTGGTGCGGGGCCGTCCAAAAGGGCGGGGAACACGCAAGCAGGCCAAGACGTCCGTGAAGGCGGGTGCGTCGCCGGCCTGGCCGGCGGTGAGGACGAACGCGAGTGGCCGGCACCGGCCGTCGGCCGCGAGGTGGATCTTCGTGGTCAGTCCGCCGCGGGACCGGCCGATGGCGTGATCGTCCGGCTCGTCGGCCGGGGCCCCTTTTTGCGGGCCCCGGCCGCATGCTGGTGTGCCCGCACGATCGTGGAGTCTACCGAGACAGCCCAGCTGACGTCTTCGTTCGCGTCGGCCTGGGCCACCAGGGCGGTGAGCACCCGCTCCCACGTGCCATCGACGGCCCACATCCGCAGCCGGTTGTAGACGCCCCGCCAGTTGCCGTACTTGTCCGGCAGGTGCACCCACTGGGTACCGGTCTGGAACTTAAAGGCGATCGCGTCGATCACCTCACGATGGTCCCGCCAGCGGCCACCCCGCTTCGGCGTCCGGTCCGGAAGCAACGGCTCGATCCGCGCCCACTGCGCATCAGTCAACGGCACACCCGAACCAACGACCGGCTGATCCAAACGAAATGGCTAGTTCAACCCGGCGTCCTGTAGCGGCGGTTCGGCTGCATTCCCGCTGGTCACAGAGGCAGTTAGCGGTCTTCCGAACAGCGGCACAGCGTCGAGCGGATCCTTCTTGCTGACGTCGATCGAGCCGTCGGGCCGGTTGTACACGTTGTCGGCGAGCTCGGACTTCTCGCTCCAGTCGCCGGCCGTGTTGCGGTCGGCGAGCGGGACCAGGGCCTGGGCCATGTCGGTGTTCGGTCCCGCGCGCAGGCTGTGGGAGGTGACCTTGAGTCCGTTGATCAGGGACACACCCGCGGCCTTGGCGCGTGCCTTGACCATCTCGTTGACGGCCCGGCCGGTGAGGAAGAGACCCCGCACGGTCGCGTTCTTCCGGCGCTTGAGGTTGCCCGTGGTCGTCAGGGCCCGGAAGAGCGGCTTGGTCGGCAGGTAGGCTGACTCGCCGACCGCAGGGTTCTGGTCGTGCTCGGTCGGCTCACACAGCTCGCGAAGATCAGCGAGCCAGGCCCGTACGCGGGCGACGAACTGAAGGTCGGCGCGGTCGCGGATGAAGCGCCACCGGCCCTTGCCCTTTCGCCGCGTCTTGCTCATGGCGGTCCACACCCACACGCCGTCGGTGTCGACACGGATCTGCTTGACCAGCAGGTTCGTGACCTCGATGGAGCGGTAGAGCATCCCGTACTGCAGGACGAGCATGGCCGCGTCGCGCCGCCCGATCCGAGTGCTCTCGTCGATCTTGGCGAGCACCTTGACCAGGTACTTGAGGGTGAGGCCGGCGGACTGTTCCTTCTCCCCGCCGGCCGGGATGAACTCCTCCAGTCGGTAGTCCTCGATCATCTCGCGGACGAGGGAGGCGTCCGGCCGCTCCCCCTTCGGGTACCAGGAGACGATCCGGGAGCAGTAGGCGAGCAGGCTGTCCGGGCTGTACTTGCTGCCGTCCTGCTTTCCCGTCTCCATGAGGTAGCCGAAGTACGCGGCAACGTTGGCCGTCGTGGTGGTGGGTTGGGCGATCCGGCCCTCCTTCGCGCACCACTGCTCGAAGCGCGTGCGCGTGGAGTCGCGGTTGACCCGGGTGTTGCGAGCGCCGCGCTCAGTGATCCGCTTCTTCACGCGGTCCGGGACCTTGAAGTCCTTGGCCGTGAAGGGCGGTTCCTCGTCGGCGCGTGGCGGCAGCTCACCCTCGGCGAGGATCGTGTGGCGGGTGATCCGGTAGGGAACCGGGGCGCCGGCCACGGGCAGCAGTCGTTCGTGGTCGTCGACAATCTCGGCGTCGACGATTTCCTCCAGTTCGGTCGCTTCGGTGCTCAACCCAGGCTCCCCAGGCAGTCGTTGCAAATGGCGACGTGGTCCTCTCCCTGCTGGTAGAGCTGGCTGCAGCGCAGGCAGGACTCCAGTCCCTGAAACTCCCTCGAGCAGCCGAAGCAGTACTGCATGGCCTGCTCCGGCGCGGCAGCCAGGTACGCCTCGCCGATCAGTGCCTCTGCGCCGCACTCTGGGCAGGGGGGGGCGAGATCGGACTCCGTCCCGTCGTTGCTCCAGGAGTGCCCGAGCACCCCCGCCGCGTACTCCGACGGGAAGGCCTCGGCGTCCCAGTCGGTCTCGCAGAACAGACAGCGGACCTCGCCGCCCTCGGCGAGCAGGGCCCACGTGAGACAGTCCGGGCAGCGCAGGGTGTACCACTCCAGGCCGGCCAGCTCGGGCTTGATGCGGTCCATGATGATCGAGGAGTAGCCGCGTATGCGGGGCAGCGCCTGCCGCACGTGGTACATCTGCTGGTCCAGGTGCTGCGCTTCGGCGCCGGTCAGGCCCGGCCGCAGGTGGTCGTTGACGAAGGCGATGAGGAAGTCCAGCACCTGCGCGGCACGGGCCTCGATGGCGGGCGCGGTGGCGGTCAGCCCGAAGTGCTGCAGGCGGTTGCGTTGCTTGGCCAGGGCGGTGATGTGCGCCTTGTCCTCCGGCGCGATCTCCACGCCCCGCGCGCGCAGCCGCTTGATCGCGTCGTCGATCTTGCAGCTGGTGAAGTCCCCCTGCCGGTAGGCGAGTTCGTCGGCCTCGTCCGGCTTGGTGAAGACCTGGCGCCAGTCGAAGGAGACCAGGAGCGCTTTGAGGAGCACCTCGGTGGCCGCCTGGAGGTGCAGGACGCCGTACTTCAGATCCCGCTCGTCGGGCTCCTCGCGGTCCAGGTGGGCGACGACGCTGCGCAGGTAGTCCATGCCGTTGCGGACCGGCGGATAGTTCATCTCCGCCCCGGCCGCGCTCACGCCGGTACGCCCGCGGCGGCATCGAGACGGTGGAGCGTCACCGTAGGACGGGCGGCGGCCGGGTGGCCGCGGGGTCGAACTCGGTCAGGGTCACGCGCGCGCTCCGCTCGTTCACACGGTCAACTTTCAAGGCACGAAACCTTGCTGGCGTCGGGTCTTCTGACCCCTCCTCAGTACCTCGTATTCTGCCACGAATAGGAGGTAAGGACAGCCTTAGTAGATGAGCTCGCACAAGGCAAGAGGGGTCGAAAGGCGCGGCCCCCTGGCGGTCTGTCGGGGCTCCAGAGATCTCGTCACCCCGGCGCTCCCGAGATTGGCAGCGCACGCCCCGTTCTGCGGGTCGCTTTTCTGACGCTTCTCCTCCACCTCACCCTCCAGGCGGTTTACCCGTCTCGCCGATGGCGCGCAGCATCAGCGGCCGCGACATCGCCGGGGCGGCCCGCACCGCTGGACGGTGA carries:
- a CDS encoding recombinase family protein, producing MPDEGGEHCAVRPGEVWSDAELAAQHRVLVAQREQLGVLGLLRAGEQQEQSEESEEDQVEHALCHGVRLVVIARSCKVPGQMLYVTSGTLQVSSSTPTAFATPPAARFSFGRASGIEDPVAFEEDPGTSSRLHPLQRPKFRQLLTYARPGDTVHISEMFRLVRGTGHILDVLDVLHREQVALRIHDGAFSAMDLTARHPRTGELLSTVKFTVQTLAAASELQDHDQGMFYVRR
- a CDS encoding tyrosine-type recombinase/integrase codes for the protein MSTEATELEEIVDAEIVDDHERLLPVAGAPVPYRITRHTILAEGELPPRADEEPPFTAKDFKVPDRVKKRITERGARNTRVNRDSTRTRFEQWCAKEGRIAQPTTTTANVAAYFGYLMETGKQDGSKYSPDSLLAYCSRIVSWYPKGERPDASLVREMIEDYRLEEFIPAGGEKEQSAGLTLKYLVKVLAKIDESTRIGRRDAAMLVLQYGMLYRSIEVTNLLVKQIRVDTDGVWVWTAMSKTRRKGKGRWRFIRDRADLQFVARVRAWLADLRELCEPTEHDQNPAVGESAYLPTKPLFRALTTTGNLKRRKNATVRGLFLTGRAVNEMVKARAKAAGVSLINGLKVTSHSLRAGPNTDMAQALVPLADRNTAGDWSEKSELADNVYNRPDGSIDVSKKDPLDAVPLFGRPLTASVTSGNAAEPPLQDAGLN